The following is a genomic window from Bacteroidales bacterium.
GGGTAAAAGGTGTCAAACTGATTAAACACTTACAGGACTTAAACGCTCAAAAATGATTAAACCCTTATAAGTGAGAAGTGCCTGTAAAGGTAACAACTTACTTATTATTATATGCATTCATGGTACGCTGGAGGCCAATGACCCCGAAGGACCTGATAATCTCCCCGGCCATTTCGATCCGTTCGGGCAGGGCTTTTTCCTGCTCTTCGGTCCATCCGCTCAGGACATAGTCCACCTGCTGACCCGGATAAAAATCGTTGCCGATCCCGAAGCGCAGACGGGCATAACTGGTGGTCCCCAGGATCCCCTGGATGTGGTTCAATCCGTTGTGACCGGCATCGCCCCCTTTGGCCCTCAGGCGGAGGGTGCCGAAGGGAAGAGCCATGTCGTCCACCACCACCAGCAGGTTCTCCGGGGAAAGCTTTTCCTTGCGGAGCCAGTAGCGCACCGCATTACCGCTCAGGTTCATGAAGGTGGAAGGTTTCAGCAGGACATAGATGCGGGACCGGTACTTCATCTCACACACAAAGCCGTAACGCTTGTCCTTAAAAGACATATTGGACGCCCCTGCCAGGGCATCCAATATGTCAAATCCTATGTTATGACGCGTATGCGCGTACTCGGGTCCTATGTTTCCTAATCCTGCAATCAGGTATTTCATAGGAAAACTTAGTTATCAGAATCTTCTTCCGCTTCAGCAGATGCTTCACCAGCCTTGCCTGCTTCAGCTTCTTCTGCAGCTGCCTCTTCGGCATCAGCCTCGGCTTCACCCATCTCCATACCCTTGGATATCCGGGACGATACAATCGCATAGACCATGGAACGGGCAGGATCGAGAATTTCCAGATGGTTATAAGAGAGATCGCCAATCTTGACCACATCTCCAATGGCCACATGGGTGATATCGATCTCCAGGACATCGGGCAGATGCTCCACCAGTCCGCGTACCTTCAGCACACGCCTTCTCTGACGGGGCTTCCCACCGTCTTTCAGGCCTATGGCTGCACCCACCAGTTTGATGGGAATTTCCACAGTAACGGGCTTATCATCAAATACCTCCACAAAGTCGATATGGTTCAGCTTATCGGTCACCGGGTGGAACTGAAGCTCCTGCATAACTGCTTTATGCTTCTTCCCATCCAGTTCTACCTCCACAATAAAGGCGCTGGGAGTATATACAATGTGTCTGAAATCGTTTTCGTGAGCGTGAAAGTGAATCACTTCCGCTCCGCCGTACATCACACAGGGGACATGGTTGATTTTTCTCAGATCGCGGGTAGAACTTTTACCTAGTACGGTGCGCTTTTCGGCGCCAATTTTAATTGTTTTCATTTTTTGTGCTACTCAGAATTAAGTTGAATATTAATTCCCCATCACACGGTGGGAAAATAGTTTGCCATTATGGCATTTTGCCGTAAAGTACGGCAAAACGGCTGCAAATGTAATGATTTATCTTATATATGTATCACTGATGGACTTAAAATTGTAGACCTTGTCGATGACCTCGGCAAAATGTTCCGCCACAGAAATCACCCTGATCTTATCGCAATGTCCTTTCAGGGGAATGGTATCGGTGACAATCAGTTCGTCGATGGGCGCCTGATCGATCCGTTCATAGGCCGGACCCGACAATACCG
Proteins encoded in this region:
- a CDS encoding 50S ribosomal protein L25, which gives rise to MKTIKIGAEKRTVLGKSSTRDLRKINHVPCVMYGGAEVIHFHAHENDFRHIVYTPSAFIVEVELDGKKHKAVMQELQFHPVTDKLNHIDFVEVFDDKPVTVEIPIKLVGAAIGLKDGGKPRQRRRVLKVRGLVEHLPDVLEIDITHVAIGDVVKIGDLSYNHLEILDPARSMVYAIVSSRISKGMEMGEAEADAEEAAAEEAEAGKAGEASAEAEEDSDN
- the pth gene encoding aminoacyl-tRNA hydrolase, coding for MKYLIAGLGNIGPEYAHTRHNIGFDILDALAGASNMSFKDKRYGFVCEMKYRSRIYVLLKPSTFMNLSGNAVRYWLRKEKLSPENLLVVVDDMALPFGTLRLRAKGGDAGHNGLNHIQGILGTTSYARLRFGIGNDFYPGQQVDYVLSGWTEEQEKALPERIEMAGEIIRSFGVIGLQRTMNAYNNK